The Mangrovibacillus cuniculi sequence TCAAAACTGGATCTTTTGTTAACCTACCTACAACGGTCACTTGATTTATCATTATTTCACCTCCTTTCCACTACATCCTACTATTAAAAATTTGCTGGGTAAAATCGTCAAAAGTAATTTTTCACGGATATTTTAGCTTTGAAAATAGGAAAATTCCCTAGATAAAAAGAATATAATTAAGAGGAATATGTAGTAAATTAGACAAAAATCAACAAATTTAGTGTTTCTCAAAACTTTTTTACAAGCTTCCTGGTTGTGCTATAATGCAATCAAGAAGCGAACGGAATAGGGGGATTTTTATGAAGACGTTTAAGGTTGTATCTTTACAAGTCTGGCACGATAATGAATATGTAGATTTCCCGCTAATTGATGGATTAATTATTAATAAAGAAGATGAGAAGAGAACTTGGTACATAGAGGCTTTTTTAGATAAGCAACATTATGATTTTATGAGAGATTTACAACAGTCAAAAGAGCAGTTTGAAATACAGGCCATTATCTCTTATCCTGAAAACGATCCAGCTACTTTTCTTACCTTTATACGAACAGTTAAAAAGATTAACGAATCGATTTCAGTCTTATTTGAAGGACATTTGCATAAAAGGAAAAATGAGTATGCGGAGCAGCTTTTAACTCATTTAATAGATGAAGGATTTAAGGGTGACGATCTTATAAATGAATTTAAAGTGAATATGTTGACGAAGCCGAAGATTCCTTCCAAAAAACAAACCATGCAAGAATAGGATGTTGCATCATGACTATTGGAGACCGAGTACGCACATATCGAATAAACAGAGAGATGTCTCTATCAGAATTAGCAAAGAAAGCCGATGTAGCTAAGTCTTACCTCAGTTCCATCGAACGTAATGTGCAACAAAATCCATCTATTACGTTTGTAAAAAAGGTGTCAGAAGCTCTACATGTATCCGTTGATCATATTTTGCAAGATGAGCTGGAGATGAATAAAGTTGATCCAGAGTATGTTGACTTAATAAAAGAAGCTGTTGCTATCGGAGTAACGAA is a genomic window containing:
- a CDS encoding YwpF-like family protein; amino-acid sequence: MKTFKVVSLQVWHDNEYVDFPLIDGLIINKEDEKRTWYIEAFLDKQHYDFMRDLQQSKEQFEIQAIISYPENDPATFLTFIRTVKKINESISVLFEGHLHKRKNEYAEQLLTHLIDEGFKGDDLINEFKVNMLTKPKIPSKKQTMQE
- a CDS encoding helix-turn-helix domain-containing protein: MTIGDRVRTYRINREMSLSELAKKADVAKSYLSSIERNVQQNPSITFVKKVSEALHVSVDHILQDELEMNKVDPEYVDLIKEAVAIGVTKKDLTEFIEFQKWKKRNIK